In Aquimarina spinulae, a single window of DNA contains:
- a CDS encoding SusC/RagA family TonB-linked outer membrane protein, with amino-acid sequence MRNYLLLLQNWKRLLLLDLEQQQKKKLIQSIGTIRTAAIEDIPAVTAQELLQGQASGVQFTQSSGVLGAANVIRVRGISSLNGGSQPLIVIDGVPLSDDINTFNNGGNTGLNPISDLNPQDIASFSVLKDAAATAIWGSRGANGVILIKTKSGKPNTDTKINADVWTSFTDVTDLVDILDSGQYAQYRFERGQAGASGGIGAVTDLPLQGPDWLDLATRTGFSQNYNVSAQGGGEKTSFFLGTGYSKLEGGIVGNDLRRINGRVNLNHKANRWLDLGLNLSVTNTLNDRINTENTTFAPLTSAYLIRPFIQSRDDEGNFINNDFIQNIEAIEALQINQVESTRVIGNMNATIKFTDNLNYKGSFGIDRSQIDNFTRVPELIDPSADGGTTPGGNAQNFIANDNRIITDHTLNFNKTFNDIHTVGAVAGISYQETTFNTINVATEDFLSDDLRNVGNGAVPTLTTQSRAKRSLYGAFGRVNYDYKSKYLIEGSFRRDGFSRFGVNNRFGNFWSVAAGWVVSEEEFIQQIEAISLLKLRASYGTSGNDRIGGSFPSLGLFGSAVPAIAATYNYNGSGGLAPTQAGNADLTFEESATLDLALELGLFRNRINLNVTYFNKKTTDLLLNVPVTEITGFPTITANAGELENRGWEFGLNTKNVITDNFTWSTDFNISFIETEVISLPGANDSPEGRFIEAAGARQRAIEGQSTNNFYLVRYVGVNPQTGDAEYLDRDGNVTTTPNFDTDRVVVGDALPDFYGGITNTFTYKNFDLSFLMSFTYGNDIFLDGLRFVGAPDRVGSFNQSVDVLDYWKQPGDNATYPRLGSSTENLYRQSSTFQLRDGSFLRMRNLTFGYTLPDSLLKNSKLFKKVRVYATGNNLFVIKGDSNLDGFDPEVTDDINPLVQGETFFTAPQARQFLIGTRITF; translated from the coding sequence ATGCGCAATTATCTACTTCTTCTTCAGAACTGGAAGAGGTTGTTATTGTTGGATTTGGAACAACAACAGAAAAAAAAACTAATCCAAAGTATAGGAACTATTAGAACAGCAGCGATTGAAGATATCCCAGCTGTTACAGCACAAGAGTTATTACAAGGACAGGCTAGTGGTGTTCAATTTACTCAAAGTTCGGGTGTACTTGGTGCTGCTAATGTAATTCGTGTTCGAGGAATTTCTTCTCTTAATGGAGGTTCTCAACCATTAATTGTTATTGATGGGGTACCGTTAAGTGATGATATTAATACATTTAATAATGGAGGAAATACAGGATTAAATCCAATTTCGGATTTAAATCCTCAAGATATTGCTTCTTTTTCGGTACTTAAAGATGCTGCTGCTACAGCAATTTGGGGTTCTCGTGGAGCTAACGGAGTTATCTTGATTAAAACAAAAAGTGGAAAACCTAATACAGACACTAAAATAAATGCAGATGTATGGACTTCATTTACAGATGTGACTGATTTGGTTGACATATTAGACTCAGGTCAATATGCTCAATATCGTTTTGAAAGAGGACAAGCAGGAGCGAGTGGAGGAATTGGTGCTGTTACCGATCTTCCTTTGCAAGGTCCAGATTGGTTAGATCTAGCAACTAGAACTGGATTTTCACAAAATTACAACGTATCTGCTCAAGGTGGTGGAGAAAAAACAAGTTTTTTCTTAGGAACTGGTTATTCTAAATTAGAAGGTGGAATTGTAGGAAACGATCTTCGAAGAATTAATGGAAGAGTTAATTTAAACCATAAGGCAAATCGTTGGTTAGATCTTGGTTTAAATTTATCTGTAACTAATACACTTAATGACCGTATTAATACAGAAAACACAACTTTTGCCCCTTTAACATCTGCATATTTAATTAGACCTTTCATTCAATCAAGAGACGATGAAGGTAATTTTATAAATAATGACTTTATTCAAAATATTGAAGCAATTGAAGCTTTGCAAATAAATCAGGTAGAGAGTACCAGAGTTATTGGTAATATGAATGCTACAATTAAGTTTACAGATAATCTTAATTATAAGGGTTCTTTTGGAATTGATCGAAGTCAAATTGATAACTTTACAAGAGTTCCCGAATTAATAGACCCTTCTGCAGATGGAGGAACTACACCTGGAGGTAATGCTCAGAATTTTATAGCAAATGATAACAGAATTATAACAGATCATACTTTAAATTTTAATAAAACATTTAATGATATCCATACTGTTGGTGCAGTAGCTGGGATATCATACCAGGAGACTACCTTTAATACTATAAATGTAGCAACCGAAGATTTCCTTTCTGACGATTTGAGAAATGTCGGAAATGGTGCTGTTCCAACTTTAACGACTCAGTCTAGAGCCAAAAGAAGTTTATATGGAGCATTTGGAAGAGTTAACTATGATTATAAGAGTAAGTACCTTATTGAAGGTTCTTTCAGAAGAGATGGTTTCTCAAGATTTGGAGTTAATAACAGGTTTGGTAACTTCTGGTCGGTAGCTGCAGGATGGGTAGTTTCTGAAGAAGAATTTATACAACAAATAGAAGCTATTAGTCTTTTAAAGTTAAGAGCTAGTTATGGTACTTCAGGAAATGATAGAATCGGTGGATCTTTTCCTTCGTTAGGATTATTTGGTTCTGCTGTACCTGCTATAGCTGCAACCTATAATTATAATGGAAGTGGTGGTCTAGCACCAACTCAAGCTGGTAATGCTGATTTGACATTTGAAGAAAGTGCAACATTAGACTTGGCTTTAGAATTAGGGTTGTTTAGAAACAGAATAAACCTTAATGTAACTTATTTTAATAAGAAGACTACAGATTTACTGTTAAACGTACCGGTGACCGAGATTACAGGTTTCCCTACCATTACCGCTAATGCTGGTGAACTAGAAAATAGAGGTTGGGAATTTGGATTAAATACGAAAAATGTAATTACCGATAACTTTACATGGTCTACAGATTTTAATATCTCTTTTATTGAGACAGAGGTAATTTCTTTACCAGGAGCAAATGATTCTCCAGAAGGAAGGTTCATTGAAGCTGCAGGAGCAAGACAAAGAGCAATAGAAGGGCAGTCAACAAATAATTTCTATTTAGTAAGATATGTAGGAGTAAACCCTCAAACTGGAGATGCAGAGTATCTGGATAGAGATGGTAATGTTACAACTACACCAAATTTTGATACAGATAGGGTAGTTGTAGGAGATGCTTTACCAGATTTTTATGGAGGTATTACAAATACATTTACATATAAAAACTTTGATCTTAGTTTCTTAATGTCATTTACGTATGGTAATGATATATTCCTTGATGGATTACGATTTGTTGGTGCACCAGATAGAGTAGGATCTTTTAACCAATCGGTTGATGTATTAGATTACTGGAAACAACCTGGAGATAACGCAACGTACCCAAGATTAGGGAGTTCAACAGAAAATCTTTATAGACAATCTTCTACATTTCAGTTAAGAGATGGATCTTTCTTAAGAATGAGAAACTTAACTTTTGGTTATACACTACCAGATAGCCTATTGAAAAACAGTAAATTATTCAAAAAGGTAAGAGTATATGCAACTGGTAATAACTTATTTGTGATAAAAGGAGATAGCAATTTAGATGGCTTTGATCCTGAGGTAACTGATGATATTAATCCATTAGTACAAGGAGAGACTTTCTTTACTGCTCCACAGGCAAGACAGTTCTTAATTGGAACCAGAATCACATTTTAA
- a CDS encoding carboxypeptidase-like regulatory domain-containing protein yields the protein MKVHYYKFLMLFFFVYSISFAQGESISGTVTDDKGLPLPGVNVLIKNTNNGTQTDFDGNYTISASRGAVISFSYVGFETKEIVVNEKTTINAQLSTSSSELEEVVIVGFGTTTEKKTNPKYRNY from the coding sequence ATGAAAGTACATTATTACAAGTTTCTAATGTTATTTTTCTTTGTGTATAGTATTTCTTTTGCACAAGGAGAAAGCATATCAGGAACAGTTACAGATGATAAGGGATTACCTCTTCCGGGTGTGAATGTCCTTATCAAAAATACAAATAACGGAACTCAAACCGATTTTGATGGAAATTATACAATCTCTGCTAGTAGAGGTGCCGTAATTTCTTTTAGTTATGTTGGTTTTGAGACCAAAGAAATTGTAGTTAACGAAAAAACTACTATTAATGCGCAATTATCTACTTCTTCTTCAGAACTGGAAGAGGTTGTTATTGTTGGATTTGGAACAACAACAGAAAAAAAAACTAATCCAAAGTATAGGAACTATTAG
- a CDS encoding RagB/SusD family nutrient uptake outer membrane protein: MKTILKKYKILLLIGVLSFTYSCDDELEIDPEDNLTENVVFSSEFAIRGALTGLYGQAREVDALNGNRYALSGIQSDELTFVGSFPTLADLFEYATQATNTTTQESWDEAYEIINNANFIITKVPEVDIIGFTDEEKALVVAEAKFMRAVMYFEMARVYGQPIQFDNGNNLCIPISTKPFDGDASPTDFELPRSTVNEVHAFIIQDLEDAIAGLPVGTDNTRASKGSAQALLARLRLYREEWSEAANLANEVINSGSYQFGTNYSFFKTLANESVFVLANNATDGAFGGSGLHNFANPSPAGRGDLYYSDFLVNSLESGVAAVGNTEGKDLRLVGVSAPGNDANGVEEIFQNKISATGNDPLPIIRITEMYFIRAEANLRGGLSVGDTPLNDINLIRGRAGIVDLAAVTLDDILEERLKEFANEGHRRMDLLRNRLPLRQSGDAQFAASAFGANKTIYPIPATQINSNPALQGQQNPGY; encoded by the coding sequence ATGAAAACAATTCTTAAAAAATATAAAATACTGCTATTAATTGGAGTTTTAAGCTTCACCTATAGCTGTGATGATGAACTTGAAATCGATCCGGAAGATAATCTTACTGAGAATGTAGTTTTTTCTTCAGAATTTGCGATTAGAGGAGCACTTACTGGGTTGTATGGACAAGCTCGAGAAGTTGATGCTTTAAATGGTAATAGATATGCTCTTTCTGGAATACAATCAGACGAACTAACGTTCGTAGGTTCTTTTCCTACATTGGCAGATTTGTTTGAATATGCTACTCAGGCTACAAATACTACTACCCAAGAATCTTGGGATGAAGCTTATGAAATCATTAATAATGCTAATTTCATAATAACTAAAGTTCCTGAAGTAGATATCATAGGTTTTACAGATGAAGAAAAAGCACTTGTAGTAGCTGAAGCTAAATTTATGCGTGCTGTGATGTATTTTGAAATGGCTAGAGTATATGGGCAACCAATTCAGTTTGATAATGGTAATAATCTTTGTATTCCTATTTCTACTAAACCTTTTGATGGAGATGCATCTCCAACAGATTTCGAACTTCCTCGTTCGACAGTAAATGAAGTACATGCTTTTATCATTCAGGACTTAGAAGATGCTATAGCTGGATTACCGGTTGGTACAGATAATACTAGAGCTTCTAAAGGTTCAGCACAAGCTTTATTGGCAAGACTTCGCTTATATAGAGAAGAATGGTCTGAAGCAGCTAATTTAGCAAATGAAGTTATTAATTCAGGTTCTTACCAATTTGGGACTAATTACTCATTTTTTAAGACATTAGCGAACGAAAGTGTATTCGTCTTAGCAAATAATGCTACAGATGGTGCTTTTGGAGGTAGTGGTCTACACAATTTTGCAAACCCTTCTCCTGCAGGTAGAGGAGATCTTTATTATTCAGATTTCTTAGTAAATAGTCTAGAAAGCGGTGTTGCAGCTGTAGGGAATACAGAAGGAAAAGATTTAAGACTGGTTGGTGTATCAGCTCCTGGTAACGATGCAAATGGTGTAGAAGAAATTTTCCAAAATAAAATTAGTGCTACTGGTAATGATCCATTACCTATAATTAGAATTACAGAAATGTATTTTATTAGAGCTGAAGCTAATTTAAGAGGAGGTTTATCCGTTGGTGATACTCCATTAAATGATATTAACCTTATTAGAGGAAGAGCTGGTATTGTAGATTTGGCAGCGGTAACATTAGACGATATTCTTGAAGAAAGATTAAAAGAATTCGCAAATGAAGGCCACAGAAGAATGGATCTTTTACGAAACAGATTGCCATTAAGACAATCAGGAGATGCTCAGTTTGCAGCTTCTGCGTTTGGTGCCAATAAAACTATATATCCGATACCTGCGACTCAAATAAATTCTAACCCAGCATTACAGGGACAACAGAATCCAGGTTATTAA
- a CDS encoding DUF349 domain-containing protein — protein sequence MSTRDNLPKADGNEENKTKILDVNLETENLEAVKSEDSDEVTTEKIEDSENEESKTSVNPQITDAIEEDSENEEPKTLVNPQITDAIEEDSESENSITTSEEALNSDTDVKENTPTPDEVTVENSNDAPTSENDAKESVDESSDAITIQKEESKPKTPAGEDQIQDQMDEAVAEHSEDESTIERHNIEKKDYHAMNKEELIKELRELIKNEKIQAIREHVEEIKSEFNEKFNEEVEQKKEEFLADGGDIIDFYYSTPIKKEFNSVYFDYKEKRNSYYQNLKKDLQENLKRRLELIDELKGLLNVDENINTTYNHFKSIQERWRNAGPIPRDKYNTVWNTYHHHTENFYDFLHLNREFRDLDFKHNLEQKLKIIERATELAQETDVNRAFRELQLLHKMWKEDLGPVGKEYREPIWEKFSELTKKIHENRQRYFKDQDKVYEQNLVVKREIIAKIIEVSQDHPKNHNGWQQKIKEIEALRDQFFKAGKVPSNLNEQTWSEFKTAVRDFNRNKNAFYKGLKKDQFDNLNKKMELIQIAEDNKDSDDFTAITPLMKKIQSDWKKIGHVPRKDSDRIWKRFKDACNSYFDRLHAERNEANKEELVSLEKKQEHIETLKKLELSGDTEVDLKTIKENIATWKTLGRVPYKKKNIEAEYNKILDGFFQQLNLGRKETELIKYENKLNTLSGQSDDRALRNEQSFIRKKIDEVNGEIRQLENNLQFFKHAKDDNPMVRDVRKNIEKYKENLDVWKAKLNKIRQL from the coding sequence ATGTCCACACGTGATAACCTGCCTAAGGCAGATGGAAATGAAGAAAATAAGACTAAGATTTTAGATGTAAACTTAGAAACTGAAAATCTGGAAGCTGTTAAATCAGAAGATTCTGATGAAGTAACTACTGAAAAAATAGAAGATTCTGAAAATGAAGAATCTAAAACATCGGTTAATCCACAAATTACAGATGCCATAGAAGAAGATTCTGAAAACGAAGAACCTAAAACATTAGTTAATCCACAGATTACAGATGCTATAGAAGAAGATTCTGAGTCTGAAAATAGTATTACAACTTCAGAAGAAGCATTAAATTCTGACACCGACGTAAAAGAAAATACGCCTACTCCAGATGAAGTTACTGTAGAGAATAGTAATGATGCACCTACTTCAGAAAATGATGCAAAGGAATCTGTAGACGAGAGCAGCGATGCAATTACTATACAAAAAGAAGAATCAAAGCCTAAAACTCCTGCTGGTGAGGATCAAATTCAAGATCAAATGGATGAAGCTGTCGCTGAGCATAGCGAAGATGAGAGCACCATAGAGCGTCATAATATCGAGAAGAAGGATTATCATGCCATGAATAAAGAAGAATTGATCAAAGAATTACGAGAGTTGATCAAAAATGAAAAAATTCAGGCAATTAGAGAACACGTTGAGGAAATCAAAAGTGAGTTTAATGAAAAATTTAATGAAGAAGTAGAGCAAAAAAAGGAAGAATTCTTGGCTGATGGTGGTGATATTATAGATTTCTACTATTCGACGCCAATAAAAAAAGAATTTAATTCTGTTTATTTTGATTATAAAGAAAAACGAAATTCATATTACCAAAACCTTAAAAAAGACCTTCAGGAAAATCTAAAAAGAAGGTTAGAGCTGATTGATGAATTAAAAGGTTTACTTAATGTAGACGAAAACATAAATACAACATACAATCATTTTAAAAGTATTCAGGAAAGATGGCGCAATGCAGGTCCTATACCAAGGGATAAATACAATACTGTATGGAATACCTATCATCATCATACTGAGAATTTTTATGATTTTCTGCATTTAAACAGAGAATTTAGAGATCTTGATTTTAAACATAACCTTGAGCAAAAACTTAAGATTATTGAGCGTGCCACAGAATTAGCACAAGAGACCGATGTTAATAGAGCGTTTAGAGAATTGCAGTTGCTTCATAAAATGTGGAAAGAAGATCTGGGGCCTGTCGGAAAAGAATATAGAGAACCTATCTGGGAAAAATTTAGTGAATTAACAAAAAAAATTCATGAAAATCGCCAGAGGTATTTTAAAGATCAGGATAAAGTCTACGAACAAAATCTAGTAGTAAAAAGAGAGATCATTGCAAAAATTATTGAAGTTAGCCAGGATCATCCTAAAAACCATAATGGTTGGCAACAAAAAATAAAAGAAATTGAGGCGTTAAGGGATCAATTTTTTAAAGCGGGAAAAGTACCTTCTAATCTAAATGAACAAACTTGGAGCGAGTTTAAAACTGCTGTAAGAGATTTTAATCGTAATAAAAATGCGTTTTATAAGGGCCTTAAAAAAGATCAGTTTGATAATTTAAATAAAAAAATGGAACTGATCCAGATAGCAGAAGATAATAAAGACAGTGATGACTTTACTGCTATTACTCCACTTATGAAAAAAATTCAATCTGATTGGAAAAAGATTGGTCATGTCCCTCGAAAAGATAGTGATAGAATCTGGAAAAGGTTTAAAGACGCCTGTAATTCTTATTTTGATAGGCTTCATGCAGAAAGAAATGAAGCTAATAAAGAAGAGCTCGTTTCTTTAGAAAAGAAACAGGAACATATCGAAACTCTTAAAAAACTAGAGCTTTCTGGGGATACCGAAGTCGATCTTAAAACTATAAAAGAAAACATTGCTACCTGGAAAACTTTAGGTAGAGTGCCATATAAAAAGAAAAATATAGAAGCAGAATATAATAAAATTCTGGATGGTTTCTTTCAGCAACTTAATTTGGGCCGTAAAGAAACAGAACTGATTAAATACGAAAATAAACTAAATACTTTATCCGGCCAGAGTGATGATCGAGCTCTTAGAAACGAACAGAGCTTTATTCGCAAAAAAATCGATGAAGTTAATGGCGAAATCCGTCAATTAGAAAACAATCTTCAGTTCTTCAAACATGCCAAAGATGACAATCCAATGGTAAGAGATGTACGAAAGAATATCGAAAAATATAAAGAAAACTTAGATGTTTGGAAAGCCAAACTAAACAAGATCAGGCAACTTTAA
- a CDS encoding RagB/SusD family nutrient uptake outer membrane protein, with protein sequence MKFLKYLILIVIFSTVSCENELDIEPQQSVSNEVATSTAANIEAILTGAYDSARSGDPTLGGGNYDGDLANIAVLYGNTDQIEWNGTFANLRELFNKELDNVNTSANGMWRDAYLLFGAVNTVMANLDKFEDEDQKNRVEGEALFLRGLAYFDIIRLYGQQYNAGGGNTQAGVPIVLDPPSLERLVPRNSVEEVYTQIIQDLTSAYSKLPDTNGDRADKYAAQAVLARVYLQQGNYAAARDAADDVIQNSGHSLMPDFNAVFDSDDNTAESIFSFVVNTQEGTNWHVVHFASEALGGRGGDISIAQAYIDKFDSAADERRNYTYTDGGLTLSSKFVRQFANTQQIRLAEMHLIRAESNFREGTSTGQAPLAEINALRARSSAPALGALTIDLILNERELELGFEGFVLHDYKRTQRNIAGLPYNDNKLVFPVPQQARDRNDLLEQNPGY encoded by the coding sequence ATGAAATTTTTGAAATATTTAATATTAATAGTGATATTCAGTACTGTATCGTGCGAGAATGAACTGGATATAGAGCCACAACAAAGTGTTTCTAATGAGGTAGCCACATCAACAGCAGCAAATATTGAAGCTATTCTTACCGGTGCCTATGATTCTGCAAGAAGTGGAGACCCTACTCTTGGAGGCGGGAATTATGATGGAGATTTGGCAAATATTGCTGTCCTGTATGGTAATACAGACCAAATAGAATGGAATGGAACATTTGCTAACTTAAGAGAGTTGTTTAACAAAGAATTGGATAATGTTAATACTAGTGCAAATGGAATGTGGCGTGATGCTTATTTGTTATTTGGTGCTGTTAATACAGTAATGGCAAACTTAGATAAGTTTGAAGATGAGGATCAAAAAAATAGAGTTGAAGGAGAAGCATTATTCTTAAGGGGACTCGCATACTTTGATATCATACGTTTGTACGGTCAACAATATAATGCGGGTGGAGGGAATACTCAAGCTGGTGTTCCTATTGTTTTGGATCCTCCAAGTCTTGAGCGATTAGTTCCTAGAAACTCTGTAGAAGAGGTGTATACGCAAATTATACAGGATTTAACAAGTGCTTATAGTAAACTACCTGATACTAATGGAGACAGAGCCGATAAATATGCAGCTCAGGCAGTATTGGCCAGAGTATATTTGCAACAAGGTAATTATGCTGCTGCAAGAGATGCTGCAGATGATGTGATACAAAACAGTGGGCATAGTTTGATGCCTGATTTTAATGCGGTTTTTGATTCTGATGATAACACAGCAGAAAGTATTTTTTCATTTGTCGTTAATACTCAAGAAGGAACCAATTGGCATGTAGTGCACTTTGCAAGCGAAGCTTTAGGAGGTAGAGGAGGAGATATATCGATTGCTCAGGCCTATATAGATAAGTTTGATTCTGCAGCAGATGAAAGAAGAAACTATACCTATACAGACGGGGGATTAACATTAAGCTCTAAGTTTGTCAGACAGTTTGCTAATACGCAGCAGATCAGATTGGCAGAAATGCATTTAATAAGAGCTGAATCTAACTTTAGAGAAGGTACGTCTACTGGCCAGGCTCCATTGGCAGAAATAAACGCTTTAAGGGCAAGATCTTCTGCTCCTGCACTTGGTGCCTTAACCATTGATCTCATTTTAAATGAGAGAGAACTAGAACTAGGTTTTGAAGGGTTTGTTTTACATGATTATAAACGAACACAGCGAAATATAGCGGGATTACCTTATAATGATAATAAATTAGTTTTTCCTGTGCCTCAACAAGCAAGGGATAGAAATGATTTGTTAGAACAAAATCCAGGGTATTAA